One Streptosporangium sp. NBC_01495 DNA window includes the following coding sequences:
- a CDS encoding GNAT family N-acetyltransferase yields the protein MADVGVRAARHDDVAAVTGTQIRAWKYGYRDFLPEGPLEQMTGPAAENMWRQQWEDAITSPPSRRHRVLVAVEQVVLDTDAFPALGPGGIEAMAALQGAEKVAGLASHAPAEDPDLDPTTAGEMLTFLIDPDHVRRGHGSRLLNATVDYLRDDGYHTIVTWVFAENYAVRGFLESAGWGADGAERVIDMGRTVRMIRLATDIS from the coding sequence ATGGCAGACGTAGGCGTGCGGGCGGCTCGGCACGATGATGTCGCCGCGGTGACGGGCACCCAGATCCGCGCGTGGAAATACGGCTACCGGGATTTCCTTCCCGAAGGACCGCTGGAGCAGATGACCGGCCCGGCGGCCGAGAACATGTGGCGGCAGCAGTGGGAGGACGCGATCACCTCGCCACCCAGCCGCCGGCACCGCGTGCTGGTGGCCGTGGAGCAGGTCGTCCTCGACACCGACGCCTTCCCGGCGCTCGGTCCCGGCGGCATCGAGGCCATGGCCGCGTTGCAGGGCGCCGAGAAGGTCGCCGGCCTGGCCTCACACGCACCGGCGGAGGATCCCGACCTCGACCCGACCACCGCCGGGGAGATGCTCACGTTCCTGATCGACCCCGACCACGTCCGGCGCGGCCACGGCAGCCGGCTGCTGAACGCCACGGTCGACTACCTCCGTGACGACGGCTACCACACCATCGTGACCTGGGTCTTCGCCGAGAACTACGCGGTGCGAGGCTTCCTGGAGTCCGCCGGGTGGGGCGCCGACGGGGCCGAGCGGGTCATCGACATGGGCCGTACGGTGCGGATGATCCGCCTGGCGACCGACATCAGCTAG
- a CDS encoding GNAT family N-acetyltransferase — protein MTSTRSSTLAEVRRARPEELAGLVAVELAADGVFAQVGITFPPGTTMIEEADDPSRVLVVGDPPIGFALFGPVDGQLHLDQLAVHPDHGRRGAGGRLLEAVCEHAASTGFAAVTLTTYRDVSWNAPWYARRGFAVLDSAEWGPELAELVRHERELGIEIVPRVVMRRIL, from the coding sequence ATGACAAGCACTCGATCTTCAACATTGGCTGAGGTCCGCCGGGCGCGGCCGGAGGAGCTGGCCGGGCTGGTCGCGGTGGAGCTCGCGGCCGACGGGGTCTTCGCCCAGGTCGGGATCACCTTCCCGCCGGGGACCACGATGATCGAGGAGGCCGACGACCCCTCCCGGGTGCTCGTGGTGGGCGACCCGCCGATCGGGTTCGCCCTGTTCGGCCCGGTCGACGGGCAGCTCCACCTCGACCAGCTCGCCGTCCACCCCGACCACGGGCGCAGGGGTGCCGGTGGTCGGCTGCTGGAGGCCGTCTGCGAGCACGCGGCCTCGACCGGTTTCGCCGCCGTGACGCTGACGACCTACCGCGACGTGTCGTGGAACGCCCCCTGGTACGCCCGGCGCGGCTTCGCCGTGCTCGACTCCGCCGAGTGGGGTCCGGAGCTGGCCGAGCTGGTGCGCCACGAGCGGGAGCTGGGCATCGAGATCGTCCCCCGCGTCGTGATGCGCCGCATCCTGTGA
- a CDS encoding 1,4-dihydroxy-2-naphthoate polyprenyltransferase, with the protein MATPSQWIAGARPRTLPAAVVPVAIGTGVAIGDAGGVWWRALLALFVALALQVGVNYANDYSDGVRGTDEDRVGPMRLVGSRAASPRQVLTAALACFLAAAVAGLVLVVATGAWWLLLVGALAIAAAWFYTGGSSPYGYRALGEVSVFVFFGLVAVTGTTYVQLEYLPWLAVVAAVPAGLLACAMLVVNNLRDIVTDGPAGKRTMAVVLGDTRTRVLYTLCLVLPLVIAPALAPWQPFAALALLAAPLAVAPVKAVRAGATGPALIATLQQTGRFQLVYGLLLTIGLAL; encoded by the coding sequence ATGGCCACCCCGAGCCAGTGGATCGCCGGAGCACGTCCGCGCACCCTTCCCGCCGCCGTCGTCCCCGTCGCCATCGGCACCGGGGTCGCCATCGGGGACGCCGGAGGGGTGTGGTGGCGGGCCCTGCTCGCCCTGTTCGTGGCCCTCGCCCTCCAGGTGGGCGTCAACTACGCCAACGACTACAGCGACGGGGTACGCGGCACCGACGAGGACCGGGTCGGCCCGATGCGCCTGGTCGGCTCGCGCGCCGCGTCACCCCGCCAGGTCCTCACCGCGGCCCTCGCCTGCTTCCTGGCCGCCGCGGTGGCCGGGCTGGTGCTCGTCGTGGCCACCGGGGCCTGGTGGCTGCTGCTGGTCGGCGCGCTGGCGATCGCCGCGGCCTGGTTCTACACCGGCGGCTCCAGCCCGTACGGCTACCGGGCACTGGGCGAGGTCTCGGTCTTCGTGTTCTTCGGCCTGGTGGCGGTGACGGGCACCACGTACGTCCAGCTCGAGTACCTGCCCTGGCTCGCGGTGGTGGCGGCCGTCCCGGCGGGCCTGCTGGCCTGCGCGATGCTCGTGGTCAACAACCTGCGCGACATCGTGACCGACGGCCCCGCGGGCAAGCGCACCATGGCCGTGGTGCTCGGTGACACCCGCACCCGCGTCCTCTACACCCTCTGCCTGGTCCTGCCCCTGGTGATCGCGCCCGCGCTGGCGCCGTGGCAGCCGTTCGCGGCGCTGGCACTGCTCGCCGCCCCGCTCGCCGTCGCCCCGGTGAAGGCCGTACGGGCGGGCGCGACCGGCCCCGCGCTCATCGCCACGCTCCAGCAGACGGGCCGCTTCCAGCTCGTCTACGGCCTGCTGCTCACCATCGGCCTGGCCCTCTGA
- a CDS encoding aminotransferase-like domain-containing protein, whose protein sequence is MNDDSSIVRLTATLREEVSRLRPGDRLPSSRELVRLHNVSPVTVSRAIGRLATEGRVITRPGSGAYVAPAVTRLGDSADMSWQTVALGDRVVDDSEVSGLLTAPPDGVIPLTGGYLNPALRPSRALSAAASRALRRPDVWAMPPLTGLSELRRWFAQELGGDVTPSDVLVVSGGQAALIHAFRALAAPGTPVLVETPTYPGALAAARAAGLRATAVPMDRDGVRPELLAEAFAVTGARVLLCQPTLHNPTGATLTLERREQVLAIARAAGAFVIEDDYARYLTTAPVPPPLVALDAHGTVVHINSLTKALSPSLRVAGVVARGPAARRLRASQLVESFFVARPLQETALEFVGSPAWRRHLAALGTELALRRDTLAAALTARMPGAGIHLVPRGGLHLWVRLPEELDEETVVEAAGRAGALVSPGRIYYPAEPPGPRIRVTHSAAVHTAELVEGVRRLATALDGP, encoded by the coding sequence ATGAATGACGATAGCAGTATCGTCCGGCTCACCGCCACGCTCCGTGAGGAGGTGTCGCGGCTCCGTCCGGGCGATCGGCTGCCGTCGAGCCGGGAGCTGGTCCGGCTGCACAACGTGAGCCCGGTGACCGTGTCGCGCGCGATCGGCAGACTCGCCACCGAGGGACGGGTGATCACCAGGCCCGGCAGCGGCGCCTACGTGGCCCCGGCGGTCACGCGGCTTGGCGACAGCGCCGACATGTCGTGGCAGACGGTGGCGCTCGGCGACAGGGTGGTGGACGACAGCGAGGTCAGCGGCCTGCTCACCGCCCCGCCCGACGGGGTCATCCCGCTCACCGGCGGTTACCTCAACCCGGCCCTGCGCCCCTCCAGGGCTCTGTCGGCCGCCGCCTCCCGGGCGCTCCGCCGCCCCGACGTCTGGGCGATGCCGCCGCTCACCGGTCTCTCCGAGCTGCGCAGGTGGTTCGCCCAGGAGCTGGGCGGCGACGTCACCCCGTCGGACGTGCTGGTCGTCAGCGGCGGGCAGGCGGCGCTCATCCACGCCTTCCGCGCCCTCGCCGCCCCCGGCACCCCCGTACTCGTCGAGACCCCCACCTACCCGGGCGCGCTCGCGGCGGCGCGGGCCGCCGGCCTCCGCGCGACGGCCGTGCCCATGGACCGCGACGGGGTGCGGCCCGAACTCCTCGCGGAGGCGTTCGCCGTGACCGGCGCGCGGGTCCTCCTCTGCCAGCCGACCCTGCACAACCCCACCGGCGCGACCCTGACCCTGGAGCGGCGCGAGCAGGTGCTGGCGATCGCCCGCGCCGCCGGGGCGTTCGTGATCGAGGACGACTACGCCCGCTACCTCACCACCGCCCCCGTACCGCCGCCGCTGGTCGCGCTGGACGCCCACGGCACGGTCGTGCACATCAACTCCCTGACCAAGGCCCTGTCGCCGAGCCTGCGGGTCGCCGGGGTCGTCGCCCGGGGCCCCGCCGCCCGGCGGCTGAGGGCGAGCCAGCTCGTGGAGTCGTTCTTCGTGGCCAGGCCGCTCCAGGAGACGGCGCTGGAGTTCGTCGGCTCGCCCGCCTGGCGGCGCCACCTGGCCGCGCTGGGCACCGAACTGGCGCTCCGCAGGGACACCCTCGCCGCCGCCCTGACCGCCCGGATGCCCGGCGCCGGGATCCACCTCGTCCCCCGCGGCGGCCTGCACCTGTGGGTACGGCTCCCCGAGGAGCTGGACGAGGAGACCGTGGTCGAGGCCGCTGGGAGGGCGGGCGCCCTGGTGAGTCCGGGGCGCATCTACTACCCCGCCGAGCCGCCGGGCCCGCGCATCAGGGTGACCCACTCGGCGGCCGTCCACACGGCCGAGCTGGTCGAGGGCGTCCGCAGACTGGCGACGGCCCTGGACGGGCCCTGA
- a CDS encoding CGNR zinc finger domain-containing protein, producing the protein MSDEMDDPSGLVIDFVNTYDVEERTDSIPSPAALTAWLGRRDLIGSGDAADERDLATAVGLREALREALRHNHDRPGGGRGADDHDPGPSRSFAALPLRVALTADGPVLEPVATGVPGGLAGIVAAVMSARSEGMWPRLKVCTESTCQWAFVDSSKNRSRSWCSMKVCGNRTKTRAYRARRQTEPGSRHL; encoded by the coding sequence GTGAGCGACGAGATGGACGACCCCTCCGGCCTGGTGATCGACTTCGTGAACACCTACGACGTCGAGGAGAGGACCGACTCGATCCCCTCCCCGGCCGCGCTGACCGCCTGGCTGGGCAGGCGGGACCTGATCGGCTCCGGAGACGCGGCCGACGAGAGGGATCTGGCGACGGCCGTCGGGCTCCGCGAGGCCCTCCGCGAGGCGCTTCGCCACAACCACGACCGCCCCGGCGGAGGCCGTGGCGCCGACGATCACGACCCCGGGCCGTCGAGGTCCTTCGCCGCCCTCCCGCTGCGCGTTGCCCTGACCGCCGACGGACCGGTGCTCGAACCCGTCGCGACAGGGGTTCCCGGAGGGCTGGCCGGGATCGTCGCCGCCGTGATGAGCGCCCGTTCCGAGGGGATGTGGCCGCGTCTGAAGGTCTGTACCGAGAGCACCTGCCAGTGGGCGTTCGTCGACTCGTCCAAGAACCGCTCGCGGTCGTGGTGTTCCATGAAGGTCTGCGGCAACCGCACGAAGACAAGGGCATATCGGGCTCGGCGGCAGACGGAGCCGGGTTCACGTCATCTCTGA